The Pseudomonas multiresinivorans DNA window AAACCTTCCGTCGCTGGACCATCGTCGAAGACGAGGATTACTCCAATCCGGCGTCTGAGCTGACCGTCGAAGACGTGCAGGAAGAGCACCCCGGCATGAAGGCCGGTGAAGTCATCGAAGAGAAGATCGAGTCCATCGAGTTCGGCCGTATCGCTGCACAGACTGCCAAGCAGGTCATCGTGCAGAAGGTTCGCGAAGCCGAGCGCGCTCAAGTGGTCGACGCCTACCGCGAGAAGGTCAACGAGATCATCTCCGGCACCGTCAAGAAGGTCACCCGCGACAACGTGATCGTCGACCTGGGCAACAACGCCGAAGCGTTGCTGGCCCGCGACCAGATCATCCCGCGTGAAACCTTCCGCGTCGGCACCCGCGTGCGTGCCCTGCTGAAGGAAATCCGCAGCGAGAACCGCGGCCCTCAGCTGATCCTGTCGCGTACCGCGCCGGAAATGCTGATCGAGCTGTTCCGCATCGAAGTACCGGAAATCGCCGAGCAATTGATCGACGTGATGGCCGCCGCCCGTGACCCGGGTTCGCGCGCCAAGATCGCCGTTCGCTCCAAGGACAAGCGTATCGACCCGCAGGGCGCCTGCATCGGTATGCGTGGCTCCCGCGTCCAGGCCGTCTCCGGCGAACTGGGTGGCGAGCGTGTGGATATCGTCCTTTGGGATGACAACCCCGCGCAGTTCGTGATCAATGCCATGGCCCCGGCCGAAGTGGCGGCGATTATCGTCGACGAAGATACCCACACCATGGATATCGCCGTTGCCGAAGACAACCTGGCCCAGGCCATTGGCCGTAGTGGCCAGAACGTACGTCTGGCCAGCCAGCTCACCGGCTGGACCCTGAACGTGATGACCGAGGCCGATATCCAGGCCAAACAGCAGGCTGAAACTGGCGACATCCTGCAGCGCTTTGTCGACGAGCTGGATGTCGACGAAGAGCTCGCCCAGGTACTGGTGGAGGAAGGCTTCACCACCCTGGAAGAAATCGCCTACGTACCGATGGAAGAGATGCTCAGCATCGACGGCTTCGACGAAGACATCGTCAACGAGCTGCGCTCGCGCGCCAAGGATCGCCTGCTGACCAAAGCCATCGCCACTGAAGAAAAACTTGCCGACGCACAACCTGCCGAAGACCTGCTCAGCCTCGATGGCATGACCAAAGAGCTGGCCGTAGACCTGGCGCTGCGCGGTGTAACCACCCGTGAAGATCTTGCCGAGCAATCGATTGACGATCTGCTCG harbors:
- the nusA gene encoding transcription termination factor NusA gives rise to the protein MSKEVLLVVESVSNEKGVPPGVIFEALELALATATKKRFEDEVDLRVEINRANGNYETFRRWTIVEDEDYSNPASELTVEDVQEEHPGMKAGEVIEEKIESIEFGRIAAQTAKQVIVQKVREAERAQVVDAYREKVNEIISGTVKKVTRDNVIVDLGNNAEALLARDQIIPRETFRVGTRVRALLKEIRSENRGPQLILSRTAPEMLIELFRIEVPEIAEQLIDVMAAARDPGSRAKIAVRSKDKRIDPQGACIGMRGSRVQAVSGELGGERVDIVLWDDNPAQFVINAMAPAEVAAIIVDEDTHTMDIAVAEDNLAQAIGRSGQNVRLASQLTGWTLNVMTEADIQAKQQAETGDILQRFVDELDVDEELAQVLVEEGFTTLEEIAYVPMEEMLSIDGFDEDIVNELRSRAKDRLLTKAIATEEKLADAQPAEDLLSLDGMTKELAVDLALRGVTTREDLAEQSIDDLLDIDGMDEERAGKLIMAARAHWFE